From Nerophis lumbriciformis linkage group LG13, RoL_Nlum_v2.1, whole genome shotgun sequence, one genomic window encodes:
- the LOC133613158 gene encoding olfactory receptor 10J4-like: MDAEFNGTFITLGGFVEMDKYRYLYFVILLTLYILILCTNCTIICLIWIHRNLHEPMYIFIAALSLNSLLFSTAIYPKLVIDVLSQKQAISYPACLFQYFLYYSFGASDFLLLSAMSYDRYVSICKPLQYPNIMGKRTVIVLLTLAWFLPACEEVAQTVINSQQKLCDSTTKGIFCNNTIFKLHCVKSTFLKAYGLFVMMNLVVSPVMFILFTYIKIFIVTYHSCAEVRKKAAETCLPHLMVLFSFCCLCLFDVIIARLESDLPKLVRLIMALQILVYNPLFNPIIYGVKMKEIWKHIKRLFYQLMH, encoded by the coding sequence ATGGATGCTgaattcaatggaacatttataaCTCTTGGTGGATTTGTAGAAATGGACAAGTATAGATATCTTTACTTTGTCATCTTGTTGACATTATATATTCTCATCCTCTGTACTAACTGCACCATTATATGTCTAATCTGGATCCACAGGAACCTTCATGAGCCTATGTACATTTTCATTGCTGCTTTGTCACTCAACTCTCTTTTGTTTAGCACTGCTATCTACCCCAAACTTGTCATTGACGTCTTATCTCAAAAACAGGCCATTTCTTATCCTGCTTGTCTGTTTCAATATTTTCTCTATTATTCTTTTGGTGCTTCAGACTTCTTACTGTTGTCAGCCATGTCTTATGACAGGTATGTGTCTATCTGCAAACCTCTGCAGTATCCAAATATCATGGGAAAAAGAACTGTTATTGTCCTCTTGACTTTGGCCTGGTTTCTACCTGCATGTGAGGAAGTGGCGCAAACTGTGATTAATTCTCAACAAAAACTTTGTGACTCTACAACAAAGGGCATTTTTTGTAACAATACAATTTTTAAGCTTCACTGTGTAAAATCAACATTTCTTAAGGCTTATGGTTTGTTTGTAATGATGAATCTTGTTGTTTCTCCTGTGATGTTCATCCTTTTTACGTACATAAAGATATTTATAGTAACTTATCACAGTTGTGCAGAAGTCAGGAAAAAAGCGGCAGAGACATGTTTACCTCACCTGATGGTTTTATTCAGCTTCTGTTGTTTGTGTCTGTTTGATGTCATCATTGCTCGATTGGAGTCAGATCTTCCAAAACTTGTACGTTTAATAATGGCTTTACAAATACTTGTGTATAATCCTTTGTTCAATCCAATCATTTATGGAGTGAAAATGAAAGAAATCTGGAAACACATCAAGAgattgttttatcaactgatgcaCTAA
- the LOC133613972 gene encoding olfactory receptor 6N2-like — protein MDAEFNGTFITLGGFVEMDKYRYLYFVILLTLYILILCTNCTIICLIWIHRNLHEPMYIFIAALSLNSLLFSTAIYPKLFIDVLSQKQAISYPACLFQYFLYYSFGVSDFLLLSAMSYDRYVSICKPLQYPTIMGKRTVIVLLTLAWFLPACVDVVSTVISSQQKLCDFTTKGIFCNNTIFKLHCVKSTFVTLYGLFVMMSFAVVPVMFILFTYIKIFIVTYHSCAEVRKKAAETCLPHLMVLFSFSCLCLFDVIIARLESGFSKLVRLIMALQIVVYNPLFNPIIYGVKMKEIFKHIKRLFYQLVH, from the coding sequence ATGGATGCTgaattcaatggaacatttataaCTCTTGGTGGCTTTGTAGAAATGGACAAGTACAGATATCTTTACTTTGTCATCTTGTTGACATTATATATTCTCATCCTCTGTACTAACTGCACCATTATATGTCTAATCTGGATCCACAGGAACCTTCATGAGCCTATGTACATTTTCATTGCTGCTTTGTCACTCAACTCTCTTTTGTTTAGCACTGCTATCTACCCCAAACTTTTCATTGACGTCTTATCTCAAAAACAGGCCATTTCTTATCCTGCTTGTCTGTTTCAATATTTTCTCTATTATTCTTTTGGTGTTTCAGACTTCTTACTGTTGTCAGCCATGTCTTATGACAGGTATGTGTCTATCTGCAAACCTCTGCAGTATCCAACTATCATGGGAAAAAGAACTGTTATTGTCCTCTTGACTTTGGCCTGGTTTCTACCTGCATGTGTGGATGTAGTGTCAACTGTGATTAGTTCTCAACAAAAACTTTGTGACTTTACAACAAAAGGCATTTTTTGTAACAATACAATTTTTAAGCTTCACTGTGTAAAATCAACATTTGTTACCCTTTATGGTTTGTTTGTAATGATGAGTTTTGCTGTTGTTCCTGTGATGTTCATCCTTTTTACGTACATAAAGATATTTATAGTAACTTATCACAGTTGTGCAGAAGTCAGGAAAAAAGCGGCAGAGACATGTTTACCTCACCTGATGGTTTTATTCAGCTTCTCTTGTTTGTGTCTGTTTGATGTCATCATTGCTCGATTGGAGTCAGGTTTTTCAAAACTTGTACGTTTAATAATGGCTTTACAAATAGTTGTGTATAATCCTTTGTTCAATCCAATCATTTATGGAGTGAAAATGAAAGAAATCTTTAAACACATCAAGAGATTGTTTTATCAACTGGTGCACTAA
- the LOC133613155 gene encoding olfactory receptor 10J4-like — translation MDAEFNGTFITLGGFVEMDKYRYLYFVILLTLYILILCTNCTIICLIWIHRNLHEPMYIFIAALSLNSLLFSTAIYPKLVIDVLSQKQAISYPACLFQYFLYYSFGASDFLLLSAMSYDRYVSICKPLQYPNIMGKRTVIVLLTLAWFLPACEEVAPTVINSQQKLCDSTTKGIFCNNTIFKLHCVKSTFLKAYGLFVMMNLVVSPVMFILFTYIKIFIVTYHSCAEVRKKAAETCLPHLMVLFSFCCLCLFDVIIARLESDLPKLVRLIMALQILVYNPLFNPIIYGVKMKEIWKHIKRLFYQLMH, via the coding sequence ATGGATGCTgaattcaatggaacatttataaCTCTTGGTGGATTTGTAGAAATGGACAAGTATAGATATCTTTACTTTGTCATCTTGTTGACATTATATATTCTCATCCTCTGTACTAACTGCACCATTATATGTCTAATCTGGATCCACAGGAACCTTCATGAGCCTATGTACATTTTCATTGCTGCTTTGTCACTCAACTCTCTTTTGTTTAGCACTGCTATCTACCCCAAACTTGTCATTGACGTCTTATCTCAAAAACAGGCCATTTCTTATCCTGCTTGTCTGTTTCAATATTTTCTCTATTATTCTTTTGGTGCTTCAGACTTCTTACTGTTGTCAGCCATGTCTTATGACAGGTATGTGTCTATCTGCAAACCTCTGCAGTATCCAAATATCATGGGGAAAAGAACTGTTATTGTCCTCTTGACTTTGGCCTGGTTTCTACCTGCATGTGAGGAAGTGGCGCCAACTGTGATTAATTCTCAACAAAAACTTTGTGACTCTACAACAAAGGGCATTTTTTGTAACAATACAATTTTTAAGCTTCACTGTGTAAAATCAACATTTCTTAAGGCTTATGGTTTGTTTGTAATGATGAATCTTGTTGTTTCTCCTGTGATGTTCATCCTTTTTACGTACATAAAGATATTTATAGTAACTTATCACAGTTGTGCAGAAGTCAGGAAAAAAGCGGCAGAGACATGTTTACCTCACCTGATGGTTTTATTCAGCTTCTGTTGTTTGTGTCTGTTTGATGTCATCATTGCTCGATTGGAGTCAGATCTTCCAAAACTTGTACGTTTAATAATGGCTTTACAAATACTTGTGTATAATCCTTTGTTCAATCCAATCATTTATGGAGTGAAAATGAAAGAAATCTGGAAACACATCAAGAgattgttttatcaactgatgcaCTAA
- the LOC133613160 gene encoding olfactory receptor 10J4-like, whose translation MDAEFNGTFITLGGFVEMDKYRYLYFVILLTLYILILCTNCTIVCLIWIHRNLHEPMYIFIAALSLNSLLFSTAIYPKLFIDVLSQKQIISHSTCMFQYFLYYSFAGSDFLLLSAMSYDRYVSICKPLQYPTIMGKRTVVVFLTLAWFLPACEVVVPTVVSSQQKLCDLTTKGILCNNTMLKLHCVKSAFLTFYGLFIMMTAVVVPVIFILFTYIKIFIITYHRCVEVRKKAAETCLPHLMVLFIFLCLVLFDVVIARLESDLPKIVRLMMTVQIVVYNPLFNPIIYGVKMKEIWKHIKRLFYQLVH comes from the coding sequence ATGGATGCTgaattcaatggaacatttataaCTCTTGGTGGCTTTGTAGAAATGGACAAGTATAGATATCTTTACTTTGTCATCTTGTTGACATTATATATTCTCATCCTCTGCACTAACTGCACCATTGTATGTCTAATCTGGATCCACAGGAACCTTCATGAGCCTATGTACATTTTCATTGCTGCTTTGTCACTCAACTCTCTTTTGTTTAGCACTGCTATCTACCCCAAACTTTTCATTGATGTTTTGTCTCAAAAACAGATCATTTCTCATTCTACTTGTATGTTTCAATATTTTCTTTACTATTCATTTGCAGGATCAGACTTCTTACTGTTGTCAGCCATGTCTTATGACAGGTATGTGTCTATCTGCAAACCTCTGCAGTATCCAACTATCATGGGAAAAAGAACTGTTGTTGTCTTCTTGACTTTGGCCTGGTTTCTACCTGCATGTGAGGTTGTAGTGCCAACTGTGGTTAGTTCTCAACAAAAACTCTGCGACTTGACAACAAAAGGAATTTTATGTAACAATACAATGTTGAAGCTTCACTGTGTAAAATCAGCATTTCTTACCTTTTATGGTTTGTTTATCatgatgactgctgttgttgttccTGTGATTTTCATCCTTTTTACGTACATAAAGATATTTATAATAACTTATCACAGGTGTGTAGAAGTCAGGAAAAAAGCTGCAGAGACATGTTTACCTCACCTGATGGTTTTATTCATCTTcctttgtttagttttatttGATGTCGTCATAGCTCGATTGGAGTCAGATCTTCCAAAAATTGTACGTTTAATGATGACCGTACAAATAGTTGTGTATAATCCTCTGTTCAATCCAATCATTTATGGAGTGAAAATGAAAGAAATCTGGAAACACATCAAGAGATTGTTTTATCAACTGGTGCACTAA
- the LOC133613161 gene encoding olfactory receptor 10K1-like, with the protein MDAEFNGTFITLDGFVEMDKYRYLYFVILLTLYILILCTNCTIICLIWIHRNLHEPMYIFIAALSLNSLLFSTVIYPKLFVDVLSQKQTISYLACLFQYFVYYSFGASDFLLLSAMSYDRYVSICKPLQYPNIMGKRTVIVLLTLAWFLPACELVVATVISSQQKLCDFTMKSIFCNNTMLKLHCVKSEFLKVHGLFMMTNLVVVPVMFILFTYIKIFIVTYRSCAEVRKKAAETCLPHLMVLFSFSCLCLFDVIIARLESGLSKLVRLLMTLQVVVYNPLFNPIIYGVKMKEIWKHIKRLFYQLVH; encoded by the coding sequence ATGGATGCTgaattcaatggaacatttataaCTCTTGATGGCTTTGTAGAAATGGACAAGTATAGATATCTTTACTTTGTCATCTTGTTGACATTATATATTCTCATCCTCTGTACTAACTGCACCATTATATGTCTAATCTGGATCCACAGGAACCTTCATGAGCCTATGTACATTTTCATTGCTGCTTTGTCACTCAACTCTCTTTTGTTTAGCACTGTTATCTACCCCAAACTTTTCGTTGATGTTTTATCTCAAAAACAGACCATTTCTTATCTTGCTTGTCTGTTTCAATATTTTGTCTATTATTCTTTTGGTGCTTCAGACTTCTTACTGTTGTCAGCCATGTCTTATGACAGGTATGTGTCTATCTGCAAACCTCTGCAGTATCCAAATATCATGGGAAAAAGAACTGTTATTGTCCTCTTGACTTTGGCCTGGTTTCTACCTGCATGTGAGCTTGTAGTGGCAACTGTGATTAGTTCTCAACAAAAACTCTGTGACTTCACAATGAAAAGCATTTTTTGTAACAATACAATGTTGAAGCTTCACTGTGTAAAATCAGAATTTCTCAAGGTTCATGGTCTGTTTATGATGACGAATCTTGTTGTTGTTCCTGTGATGTTCATCCTTTTTACGTACATAAAGATATTTATAGTAACTTATCGCAGTTGTGCAGAAGTCAGGAAAAAAGCGGCAGAGACATGTTTACCTCACCTGATGGTTTTATTCAGCTTCTCTTGTTTGTGTCTGTTTGATGTCATCATTGCTCGATTGGAGTCAGGTCTTTCAAAACTTGTACGTTTATTAATGACTTTACAAGTAGTTGTGTATAATCCTTTGTTCAATCCAATCATTTATGGAGTGAAAATGAAAGAAATCTGGAAACACATCAAGAGATTGTTTTATCAACTGGTGCACTAA
- the LOC140679345 gene encoding olfactory receptor 10J4-like translates to MDAEFNGTFIILGGFVEMDKYRYLYFVILLTLYILILCTNCTIICLIWIHRNLHEPMYIFIAALSLNSLLFSTAIYPKLFIDVLSQKQTISYPACLFQYLLYYSFGTSDFLLLSVMSYDRYVSICKPLQYPNIMGKRTVIVLLTLAWFLPACELVVPTVISSQQKLCDFTTKGIFCNNTIFKLHCVKSAFLKARGLFMMMNVVVVPVMFILFTYLKIFIITYHSCAEVRKKAAETCLPHLMVLFSFSCLCLFDVIIARLESGLSKLVRLIMTLQIVVYNPLFNPIIYGVKMKEIWKHIKRLFYHLVH, encoded by the coding sequence ATGGATGCTgaattcaatggaacatttataaTTCTTGGTGGCTTTGTAGAAATGGACAAGTATAGATATCTTTACTTTGTCATCTTGTTGACATTATATATTCTCATCCTCTGTACTAACTGCACCATTATATGTCTAATCTGGATCCACAGGAACCTTCATGAGCCTATGTACATTTTCATTGCAGCTTTGTCACTCAACTCTCTTTTGTTTAGCACTGCTATCTACCCCAAACTTTTCATTGACGTCTTATCTCAAAAACAGACCATTTCTTATCCTGCTTGTCTGTTTCAATATTTACTCTATTATTCTTTTGGTACTTCAGACTTCTTACTGCTGTCAGTCATGTCTTATGACAGGTATGTGTCTATCTGCAAACCTCTGCAGTATCCAAATATCATGGGGAAAAGAACTGTTATTGTCCTCTTGACTTTGGCCTGGTTTCTACCTGCATGTGAGCTTGTAGTGCCAACTGTGATTAGTTCTCAACAAAAACTCTGTGACTTCACAACGAAAGGCATTTTTTGTAACAATACAATTTTTAAGCTTCACTGTGTAAAATCAGCATTTCTCAAGGCTCGTGGTTTGTTTATGATGAtgaatgttgttgttgttcctgtGATGTTCATCCTTTTTACGTACTTAAAGATATTTATAATAACTTATCACAGTTGTGCAGAAGTCAGGAAAAAAGCGGCAGAGACATGTTTACCTCACCTGATGGTTTTATTCAGCTTCTCTTGTTTGTGTCTGTTTGATGTCATCATTGCGCGATTGGAGTCAGGTCTTTCAAAACTTGTACGTTTAATAATGACTTTACAAATAGTTGTGTATAATCCTTTGTTCAATCCAATCATTTATGGAGTGAAAATGAAAGAAATCTGGAAACACATCAAGAGATTGTTTTATCATCTGGTGCACTAA
- the LOC133613157 gene encoding olfactory receptor 10J4-like: MEDLMNAEFNGTVITLGGFVEMDKYRYLYFVILLTLYILILCTNCTIICLIWIHRNLHEPMYIFIAALSLNSLLFSTALYPKLFIDVLSQKQTISYPACLFQYFLYYSFGVSDFLLLSAMSYDRYVSICKPLQYPTIMGKRTVIVLLTLAWFLPACEDVVPTVINSQQKLCDSTTKGIFCNNTIFKLHCVKSAFLKAHGLFVMMNLVVSPVMFILFTYIKIFIVTYHSCAEVRKKAAETCLPHLMVLFSFSCLCLFDVIIARLESDLPKLVHLIMTLQIVVYNPLFNPIIYGVKMKEIWKHIKRLFYQLVH, encoded by the coding sequence ATGGAGGACTTGATGAATGCTGAATTCAATGGAACAGTTATAACTCTTGGTGGCTTTGTAGAAATGGACAAGTATAGATATCTTTACTTTGTCATCTTGTTGACATTATATATTCTCATCCTCTGTACTAACTGCACCATTATATGTCTAATCTGGATCCACAGGAACCTTCATGAGCCTATGTACATTTTCATTGCTGCTTTGTCACTCAACTCTCTTTTGTTTAGCACTGCTCTCTACCCTAAACTTTTCATTGACGTCTTATCTCAAAAACAGACCATTTCTTATCCTGCTTGTCTGTTTCAATATTTTCTCTATTATTCTTTTGGTGTTTCAGACTTCTTACTGCTGTCAGCCATGTCTTATGACAGGTATGTGTCTATCTGCAAACCTCTGCAATATCCAACTATCATGGGAAAAAGAACTGTTATTGTCCTCTTGACTTTGGCCTGGTTTCTACCTGCATGTGAGGATGTGGTGCCAACTGTGATTAATTCTCAACAAAAACTTTGTGACTCTACAACAAAGGGCATTTTTTGTAACAATACAATTTTTAAGCTTCACTGTGTAAAATCAGCATTTCTCAAGGCTCATGGTTTGTTTGTAATGATGAATCTTGTTGTTTCTCCTGTGATGTTCATCCTTTTTACGTACATAAAGATATTTATAGTAACTTATCACAGTTGTGCAGAAGTCAGGAAAAAAGCGGCAGAGACATGTTTACCTCACCTGATGGTTTTATTCAGCTTCTCTTGTTTGTGTCTGTTTGATGTCATCATTGCTCGATTGGAGTCAGATCTTCCAAAACTTGTACATTTAATAATGACTTTACAAATAGTTGTGTATAATCCTTTGTTCAATCCAATCATTTATGGAGTGAAAATGAAAGAAATCTGGAAACACATCAAGAGATTGTTTTATCAACTGGTGCACTAA
- the LOC133613156 gene encoding olfactory receptor 10J4-like produces MDAEFNGTFIILGGFVEMDKYRYLYFVILLTLYILILCTNCTIICLIWIHRNLHEPMYIFIAALSLNSLLFSTAIYPKLFIDVLSQKQTISYPACLFQYLLYYSFGTSDFLLLSVMSYDRYVSICKPLQYPNIMGKRTVIVLLTLAWFLPACELVVPTVISSQQKLCDFTTKGIFCNNTIFKLHCVKSAFLKARGLFMMMNVVVVPVMFILFTYLKIFIITYHSCAEVRKKAAETCLPHLMVLFSFSCLCLFDVIIARLESGLSKLVRLIMTLQIVVYNPLFNPIIYGVKMKEIWKHIKRLFYHLVH; encoded by the coding sequence ATGGATGCTgaattcaatggaacatttataaTTCTTGGTGGCTTTGTAGAAATGGACAAGTATAGATATCTTTACTTTGTCATCTTGTTGACATTATATATTCTCATCCTCTGTACTAACTGCACCATTATATGTCTAATCTGGATCCACAGGAACCTTCATGAGCCTATGTACATTTTCATTGCAGCTTTGTCACTCAACTCTCTTTTGTTTAGCACTGCTATCTACCCCAAACTTTTCATTGACGTCTTATCTCAAAAACAGACCATTTCTTATCCTGCTTGTCTGTTTCAATATTTACTCTATTATTCTTTTGGTACTTCAGACTTCTTACTGCTGTCAGTCATGTCTTATGACAGGTATGTGTCTATCTGCAAACCTCTGCAGTATCCAAATATCATGGGGAAAAGAACTGTTATTGTCCTCTTGACTTTGGCCTGGTTTCTACCTGCATGTGAGCTTGTAGTGCCAACTGTGATTAGTTCTCAACAAAAACTCTGTGACTTCACAACGAAAGGCATTTTTTGTAACAATACAATTTTTAAGCTTCACTGTGTAAAATCAGCATTTCTCAAGGCTCGTGGTTTGTTTATGATGAtgaatgttgttgttgttcctgtGATGTTCATCCTTTTTACGTACTTAAAGATATTTATAATAACTTATCACAGTTGTGCAGAAGTCAGGAAAAAAGCGGCAGAGACATGTTTACCTCACCTGATGGTTTTATTCAGCTTCTCTTGTTTGTGTCTGTTTGATGTCATCATTGCTCGATTGGAGTCAGGTCTTTCAAAACTTGTACGTTTAATAATGACTTTACAAATAGTTGTGTATAATCCTTTGTTCAATCCAATCATTTATGGAGTGAAAATGAAAGAAATCTGGAAACACATCAAGAGATTGTTTTATCATCTGGTGCACTAA
- the LOC133613159 gene encoding olfactory receptor 10J4-like: MDAEFNGTFITLGGFVEMDKYRYLYFVILLTLYILILCTNCTIICLIWIHRNLHEPMYIFIAALSLNSLLFSTAIYPKLFIDVLSQKQTISYPACLFQYLLYYSFGTSDFLLLSVMSYDRYVSICKPLQYPNIMGKRTVIVLLTLAWFLPACELVVPTVISSQQKLCDFTTKGIFCNNTIFKLHCVKSAFLKARGLFMMMNVVVVPVMFILFTYIKIFIITYHSCAEVRKKAAETCLPHLMVLFSFSCLCLFDVIIARLESGLSKLVRLIMTLQIVVYNPLFNPIIYGVKMKEIWKHIKRLFYQLVH, from the coding sequence ATGGATGCTgaattcaatggaacatttataaCTCTTGGTGGCTTTGTAGAAATGGACAAGTATAGATATCTTTACTTTGTCATCCTGTTGACATTATATATTCTCATCCTCTGTACTAACTGCACCATTATATGTCTAATCTGGATCCACAGGAACCTTCATGAGCCTATGTACATTTTCATTGCAGCTTTGTCACTCAACTCTCTTTTGTTTAGCACTGCTATCTACCCCAAACTTTTCATTGACGTCTTATCTCAAAAACAGACCATTTCTTATCCTGCTTGTCTGTTTCAATATTTACTCTATTATTCTTTTGGTACTTCAGACTTCTTACTGCTGTCAGTCATGTCTTATGACAGGTATGTGTCTATCTGCAAACCTCTGCAGTATCCAAATATCATGGGGAAAAGAACTGTTATTGTCCTCTTGACTTTGGCCTGGTTTCTACCTGCATGTGAGCTTGTAGTGCCAACTGTGATTAGTTCTCAACAAAAACTCTGTGACTTCACAACGAAAGGCATTTTTTGTAACAATACAATTTTTAAGCTTCACTGTGTAAAATCAGCATTTCTCAAGGCTCGTGGTTTGTTTATGATGAtgaatgttgttgttgttcctgtGATGTTCATCCTTTTTACGTACATAAAGATATTTATAATAACTTATCACAGTTGTGCAGAAGTCAGGAAAAAAGCGGCAGAGACATGTTTACCTCACCTGATGGTTTTATTCAGCTTCTCTTGTTTGTGTCTGTTTGATGTCATCATTGCTCGATTGGAGTCAGGTCTTTCAAAACTTGTACGTTTAATAATGACTTTACAAATAGTTGTGTATAATCCTTTGTTCAATCCAATCATTTATGGAGTGAAAATGAAAGAAATCTGGAAACACATCAAGAGATTGTTTTATCAACTGGTGCACTAA